A part of Pseudomonas sp. HR96 genomic DNA contains:
- a CDS encoding DUF969 domain-containing protein, with protein MPIPVNLWPLLGVAAIVLGFVLRFNPVLVVALAALITGVAASMPLESILATIGGGFIKTRTLPLIILLPLAVIGLLERHGLRLHAQQWIARFRNATVGRLLLGYLFVRETAAALGLTSLGGHPQMVRPLLAPMAEGAAISRYGALPAAVRQRLLAMCAATDNVGLFFGEDIFVAFGAIALMHTFLLGAGIDVEPLHIAVWGIPTAIAAFIVHGFRVYRFDYYLQRHLGEGDRP; from the coding sequence ATGCCCATTCCGGTAAACCTCTGGCCCTTGCTCGGCGTGGCCGCCATCGTGCTGGGCTTCGTGTTGCGCTTCAACCCGGTGCTGGTGGTCGCCCTGGCGGCGCTGATCACCGGAGTGGCGGCGAGCATGCCATTGGAGAGCATCCTGGCCACCATCGGTGGTGGTTTCATCAAGACCCGCACCTTGCCGCTGATCATCCTGCTGCCCCTGGCCGTGATCGGCCTGCTGGAGCGCCATGGCCTGCGCCTGCATGCCCAGCAGTGGATCGCGCGGTTTCGCAACGCCACGGTCGGGCGTCTGCTGCTCGGCTACCTGTTCGTTCGTGAAACAGCGGCGGCGCTCGGCCTGACCAGCCTGGGCGGGCATCCGCAGATGGTCCGCCCGTTGCTGGCGCCGATGGCCGAAGGGGCGGCCATCAGCCGCTACGGCGCATTGCCTGCAGCGGTGCGCCAGCGCCTGCTGGCGATGTGCGCGGCGACCGACAATGTCGGGCTGTTCTTCGGCGAGGACATTTTCGTCGCCTTCGGCGCCATCGCCTTGATGCACACCTTCCTGCTCGGCGCAGGCATCGATGTCGAACCCTTGCACATCGCGGTCTGGGGTATCCCCACGGCCATCGCCGCGTTCATCGTGCACGGCTTTAGGGTGTACCGCTTCGACTATTACCTGCAACGCCACCTGGGCGAGGGCGACCGGCCATGA